One Calditrichia bacterium DNA window includes the following coding sequences:
- a CDS encoding MFS transporter → MFKNIYHHYIASFTGLPRAAWLLSFVILVNRSGSMILAFMTLYLTTERGFSVPDAGKLVSLYGLGALTGAMLGGWLTDRFDAIKVQVFSLFFGGLSIFALGYAENIWFIGLLLFLVSMISESYRPAHMSAMALVCPPEKRVRGFALSRLAINLGMSIGPAAGGFLARVDYHLLFWVDGITCILAGFLVIFFFRKSPLVAGESANPVVASTISPWRDTIFLIVMAFMILVGATFNQAFNTWPIYLKEFHTFIESDIGLMMALNAFLIVIFEMPIIHRLEHIRPMRLMAVGVVFFYLGFALLPLGSGIVFIAFTVVMWTIGEMLIFPVVAGFVAQRASERHRGKYMGLFSLGFGVSFVIGPTLGTWAYAVVGANEFWYCVGAVGFITLTGFMLVDRRI, encoded by the coding sequence GTGTTCAAAAATATATACCATCACTACATTGCGTCCTTTACTGGATTGCCCCGGGCGGCGTGGCTGCTCTCGTTTGTTATTTTGGTGAACCGCAGCGGCTCGATGATTTTAGCATTTATGACGCTTTATCTCACCACAGAGCGTGGTTTCTCCGTTCCGGACGCAGGAAAACTAGTGAGCCTGTACGGGCTTGGTGCGTTAACCGGCGCAATGTTGGGCGGCTGGTTAACCGACCGTTTCGATGCGATAAAAGTGCAGGTGTTCAGTTTGTTTTTTGGCGGATTGAGCATTTTTGCGCTCGGGTACGCCGAAAATATCTGGTTTATCGGGCTGTTGCTGTTTCTGGTTTCGATGATCAGCGAATCGTATCGCCCGGCGCACATGTCTGCGATGGCGCTGGTTTGCCCGCCGGAAAAACGGGTTCGCGGATTTGCGCTGAGCCGGTTGGCAATCAATTTAGGAATGAGTATCGGACCCGCAGCCGGTGGATTTCTGGCGCGTGTCGACTATCATTTGCTGTTTTGGGTGGATGGCATCACCTGTATTCTCGCCGGTTTTCTGGTGATATTTTTCTTTCGCAAAAGCCCGTTGGTTGCGGGCGAATCTGCCAATCCGGTGGTTGCCAGCACCATCTCGCCGTGGCGCGACACCATTTTTCTGATCGTAATGGCGTTCATGATTTTGGTCGGTGCAACTTTCAATCAGGCATTCAACACCTGGCCTATTTATCTAAAAGAATTTCATACATTTATCGAAAGTGATATCGGTTTGATGATGGCGCTCAACGCATTCCTGATCGTCATTTTCGAAATGCCCATCATCCACCGGTTGGAGCATATTCGCCCGATGCGGTTGATGGCAGTCGGTGTTGTATTTTTTTATCTGGGATTTGCTTTGTTGCCGTTGGGCAGTGGTATCGTTTTTATCGCATTTACAGTTGTAATGTGGACAATTGGCGAAATGCTCATTTTCCCGGTTGTTGCTGGATTTGTGGCGCAACGGGCATCGGAGCGCCATCGCGGTAAATATATGGGATTATTTTCGTTGGGATTTGGCGTGTCCTTTGTCATCGGTCCCACATTGGGCACCTGGGCGTATGCCGTTGTCGGCGCCAACGAATTCTGGTATTGCGTTGGCGCTGTCGGGTTCATAACGCTGACCGGTTTTATGCTGGTCGACCGGCGGATTTGA
- a CDS encoding alginate lyase family protein: protein MKLIIKYCGFASLISLFWLASAMAQTSYGIWISAAELQELPTSGAAWNNLKNEADKSTGSPNISNQDDDVNVRVLAKALVYARTGEASYRNDVITACMAAIGTEQGGRTLALGRELIAYVLAADLVGLPSADNQTFRAYIRDMLTETLDGKTLISTHEDRPNNWGTHCGATRAAIAAYLGDTAEMDRAAQVMKGWLGDRTSYAEFSYGDLAWQANPSNPVGINPAGATKNGHSIDGVLPDDQRRGGGFSWPPPKENYVWEGLQGAMAMAVILHRAGYDVWNWENQALLRAVKWLHEQADFPATGDDNWEPYIVNYYYNENFPTQSPTNPGKNVGWTDWTHSGSGSGNGNLPPSPPQNVRVVN from the coding sequence ATGAAACTGATTATCAAATATTGCGGATTTGCATCGCTGATATCGCTGTTTTGGCTGGCTTCGGCGATGGCACAAACCAGCTATGGCATTTGGATCAGCGCTGCGGAATTACAGGAATTGCCCACCAGCGGCGCAGCGTGGAACAATCTGAAAAACGAAGCTGACAAATCCACCGGATCGCCGAATATTTCCAATCAGGACGACGATGTGAATGTTCGGGTGCTGGCAAAAGCGTTGGTTTACGCCCGAACCGGCGAAGCCAGCTATCGCAACGATGTAATTACTGCCTGCATGGCTGCCATCGGCACGGAGCAGGGCGGGCGCACATTGGCGCTCGGTCGCGAACTGATTGCATATGTGCTCGCTGCTGATCTGGTCGGGCTACCATCTGCAGATAACCAGACATTCCGGGCGTATATCCGCGATATGTTGACCGAAACGCTCGATGGCAAAACCCTGATTTCTACTCATGAGGATCGCCCGAATAATTGGGGCACCCACTGCGGCGCAACCCGTGCCGCCATTGCTGCCTATCTCGGCGATACTGCAGAAATGGATCGCGCAGCACAGGTGATGAAAGGCTGGCTCGGCGATCGCACAAGCTATGCAGAATTTTCATATGGCGATCTTGCATGGCAGGCAAATCCGTCCAATCCGGTGGGCATCAACCCTGCCGGTGCAACCAAAAACGGGCATTCCATCGACGGCGTGTTGCCGGATGACCAGCGTCGCGGGGGCGGATTTTCGTGGCCGCCGCCCAAAGAAAACTATGTGTGGGAAGGTTTGCAGGGCGCTATGGCAATGGCGGTTATCCTGCATCGCGCCGGTTACGATGTATGGAACTGGGAAAATCAGGCGTTGTTGCGCGCTGTCAAATGGCTGCACGAACAAGCTGATTTTCCTGCAACCGGCGATGATAACTGGGAACCATATATCGTAAATTATTATTATAATGAAAATTTTCCGACACAGTCCCCCACCAACCCCGGTAAAAATGTCGGTTGGACAGACTGGACGCACAGCGGCTCCGGGAGCGGAAACGGCAATTTACCACCTTCGCCGCCGCAAAATGTCCGCGTTGTTAATTGA
- a CDS encoding response regulator, producing the protein MLPNDDSPEAANGILDLRHWNFAENPALNLNGEYAFYWQQFVPPDKIDSVTTEPEYVSVPDDWNSRRSLTDFVEGRGFATYRLRILLPPNPPNLSLKCYDISNAYRLFVNGKKLLAIGEAGTSPETSVPRYQPQTVAMPSGETQLDLVFHVSNFHHRRGGIWEVLQIGTTDQLAAMQVKQYFWDFFLLGSIFIMALYHCGLFALRREARSLMFFGIFCFLISIRLLSTEEIYIVQLLPNLSWSNVVRLEYLSLYFAVPVFARFLRSLFREEFHRYFMIFCDIFVGICVIIVLFFPVYYFSFTSPLYQIFMFFALLYGFLVLVRSTLHQRESALAMLFGYSIIFISVINDILNVNNVLHNGESVAVGLFFFILLQSFLLAGRYSRAIKMVEKQREALKLSNQRYINELHEKQKTLEEKRILQEKLTRSQKLEALGVLASTVAHDLNNILSAMVIYPEIVRLRVGKDADTRTALSRIKEAGLRASAIIQDLLTLARRSVMTLKPLNLNDVVTDYIGSPEHQVLKKERPDIDCFFLQEKKLVNILGSEIHLKKTLMNLIRNAAEAQENGGAIRITTHNLHADASAAKHLNIPEGTYAVLRIRDEGVGISAKDLPHIFEPFYSTKNLGKSGTGLGMSVVWGTMQDHHGFVKVESSPNKGSTFSLFFPATGEQPETTENWITEPFEFYRGNGETILIVDDLPEQRQMAQLIIKQLHYRPLIAKNGDSALQQIADNTVDLVLLDLVLSNSESGLTVFRKIQQLSPEIKIIMLTGSSDAKSVTNMQISGVQHYVFKPYTVEKLGAAIREALYPDAGNVAPGTE; encoded by the coding sequence ATGCTACCGAATGACGATTCACCGGAAGCAGCAAATGGCATACTTGATCTGCGACACTGGAATTTCGCCGAAAATCCTGCGCTGAATCTCAACGGCGAATATGCCTTTTACTGGCAACAGTTTGTGCCCCCCGACAAAATCGACAGCGTGACGACTGAACCGGAATATGTATCCGTTCCCGACGATTGGAACTCCCGGAGAAGTCTTACGGATTTTGTTGAAGGACGCGGCTTTGCGACCTATCGGCTGCGCATTTTATTGCCACCCAATCCACCGAATTTATCCCTCAAATGTTACGATATTTCCAACGCCTATCGGTTATTTGTAAATGGCAAAAAGCTGCTCGCCATCGGGGAAGCCGGCACATCGCCGGAAACCAGCGTTCCGCGCTATCAGCCGCAAACTGTGGCAATGCCATCCGGCGAAACACAATTGGATTTGGTATTTCACGTTTCCAATTTTCACCACCGGCGCGGCGGCATTTGGGAAGTTCTGCAAATAGGAACAACCGATCAACTGGCTGCGATGCAGGTGAAGCAGTATTTTTGGGATTTTTTTCTGCTCGGTAGTATTTTTATTATGGCACTGTATCATTGCGGGTTATTTGCGCTGCGGCGGGAAGCCCGTTCGCTCATGTTTTTCGGGATATTCTGTTTTCTCATTTCCATTCGCCTGCTTTCCACCGAGGAAATTTATATTGTCCAACTGTTGCCAAATCTATCGTGGAGCAATGTGGTGCGGCTGGAATATCTCTCGCTTTATTTTGCTGTACCTGTGTTTGCGCGATTTTTGCGATCACTGTTTCGGGAGGAATTTCATCGCTATTTCATGATATTTTGCGATATTTTTGTTGGCATTTGCGTCATCATTGTGCTCTTTTTTCCGGTGTATTATTTTTCGTTTACCAGCCCGCTTTATCAAATATTTATGTTTTTTGCGTTGCTGTATGGTTTTCTGGTTCTCGTTCGCAGCACGCTTCACCAGCGCGAAAGTGCGCTGGCAATGTTGTTCGGTTACAGCATCATTTTTATTTCGGTTATCAACGATATATTGAATGTTAACAATGTTTTACACAACGGTGAATCAGTTGCTGTCGGGCTGTTTTTCTTCATTTTACTGCAATCATTTTTGTTAGCGGGACGCTATTCGCGTGCGATAAAAATGGTAGAAAAACAACGGGAGGCGCTCAAGCTGTCCAACCAACGCTACATCAACGAGCTGCACGAAAAACAAAAAACGCTGGAAGAAAAACGGATTCTGCAGGAAAAACTAACCCGTTCGCAAAAGCTGGAGGCGCTGGGCGTTTTAGCCAGCACTGTCGCACACGATTTGAACAATATTCTCTCCGCGATGGTTATTTATCCCGAAATTGTTCGACTGCGGGTGGGAAAAGACGCGGACACCCGGACAGCACTTTCCCGGATAAAAGAAGCCGGATTGCGGGCATCGGCGATCATTCAGGATTTGCTCACTTTGGCGCGCCGGAGCGTGATGACGCTGAAACCGCTGAACCTCAACGACGTGGTAACCGATTATATCGGCTCGCCGGAGCATCAGGTATTAAAAAAAGAACGCCCTGATATTGACTGCTTTTTTTTACAGGAGAAGAAGCTGGTAAACATTCTCGGATCGGAAATTCATCTCAAAAAAACACTGATGAATTTGATCCGTAATGCCGCAGAAGCACAGGAAAATGGCGGCGCAATTCGCATTACCACCCACAATTTGCATGCGGATGCGTCCGCCGCAAAACACCTGAATATTCCCGAAGGCACTTATGCGGTATTGCGCATCCGCGATGAAGGCGTGGGAATTTCCGCAAAAGATTTGCCGCATATTTTTGAACCGTTTTACTCAACCAAAAACCTCGGCAAAAGTGGCACGGGTTTGGGAATGAGCGTGGTTTGGGGCACTATGCAGGATCATCACGGGTTCGTCAAAGTTGAAAGCTCGCCAAATAAAGGATCAACGTTTTCACTGTTTTTTCCGGCAACCGGAGAGCAGCCGGAAACCACCGAAAACTGGATCACCGAGCCGTTCGAATTTTACCGTGGTAACGGCGAAACCATTTTGATTGTGGACGATTTGCCCGAACAGCGGCAAATGGCGCAGTTGATTATCAAGCAACTGCACTATCGTCCGTTAATTGCCAAAAATGGCGACAGTGCCCTGCAACAAATTGCCGACAACACTGTGGATTTGGTGCTACTGGATTTGGTGCTGAGCAACAGCGAAAGCGGATTAACGGTATTCCGGAAAATTCAACAACTCAGCCCGGAGATTAAAATTATTATGCTCACTGGCAGTTCAGATGCCAAAAGTGTTACAAATATGCAAATATCCGGCGTTCAGCACTACGTTTTCAAACCGTACACGGTTGAAAAATTGGGCGCGGCAATCCGCGAAGCACTGTATCCCGATGCCGGTAACGTTGCGCCCGGCACCGAATAA
- a CDS encoding SLC13 family permease, protein MEAGWEAWVTVGVILLMLVALIRDIARTDLVILGALAILLVFGILTPEQAFGGFSNKAVLAVGALFVVAAGVQKTGALQFAERLLFSPSGNLQITTFRLMFTTATFSAFLNNTPIVAMLIPSVRSWCEKTGNPASKLMIPLSFGAIVGGMTTLIGTSTNLLVAGLMESSGYEALHLFDFAWVGVPAALLAIIYFSLIGHRILPDRRKTVVRFEEGLRNCSFEFRIALGSVLVGQSIEEAGLRALKDAYLVHLQRNDDIIPSSPDTILHAFDVLTFLGSAVVLDRLLERPGLERLETRIESPEHITLPLFEAVVSTTSSLVGKSLRDAGFRERFHGVVLGIYRQDSPIEGSISRVPIQAGDLLLVEARDGFDKRWNQNRAEFYLVAARREKKHKPLVGKAPHALAILLGVVLIAAFGIADIVTTAFIGALAMLISGCLRTDDLRTAVDIPVLTVIAAAIGLGKAIEVTGLASAFALLVTSQTAILGTVGVLIAVYLVTSLLTELITNNAAAALMTGVGLAAAQQLGAPPAAFALAVAIAASASFMTPIGYQTNLMVLSAGGYRFSDFIKSGIIVNLLVGITAITMIWLHWL, encoded by the coding sequence ATGGAAGCGGGTTGGGAAGCCTGGGTTACTGTCGGGGTTATTTTGTTGATGCTGGTCGCGCTGATCCGGGATATCGCCCGGACAGATTTGGTAATTTTGGGCGCGCTGGCGATACTGTTGGTGTTTGGCATTTTGACACCGGAACAAGCGTTTGGTGGATTTTCCAATAAAGCGGTGCTGGCGGTCGGCGCGTTGTTTGTCGTTGCTGCCGGGGTTCAAAAAACCGGCGCGCTGCAATTTGCCGAACGATTGCTGTTTTCGCCATCGGGAAACCTGCAAATAACCACATTCCGGCTGATGTTTACCACTGCCACATTTTCGGCATTCCTGAATAACACACCCATCGTTGCGATGCTTATTCCTTCCGTTCGGAGCTGGTGCGAAAAAACCGGCAATCCCGCATCCAAATTAATGATCCCCCTTTCTTTTGGCGCCATTGTTGGCGGCATGACCACGCTCATCGGCACGTCCACCAATTTGCTCGTTGCCGGATTAATGGAATCTTCCGGTTACGAAGCGTTACATTTGTTCGATTTTGCATGGGTTGGCGTGCCCGCCGCGTTACTGGCGATTATCTATTTTTCGTTGATCGGGCATCGAATATTGCCGGATCGCCGGAAAACCGTGGTTCGCTTTGAAGAAGGGCTGCGGAACTGCAGCTTCGAATTCCGGATTGCGCTGGGATCGGTGTTGGTTGGCCAGTCGATCGAAGAAGCCGGTTTGCGCGCGCTGAAAGATGCCTACCTCGTTCACTTGCAGCGCAACGACGATATTATTCCATCATCTCCCGATACAATTTTACACGCATTCGACGTTCTCACATTTCTCGGCAGTGCGGTGGTTTTGGACCGACTGCTGGAACGGCCGGGGCTGGAACGGCTGGAAACCCGCATCGAATCGCCAGAGCACATCACGCTACCACTATTTGAGGCGGTTGTGTCGACAACATCGAGCCTGGTCGGCAAAAGCCTGCGGGATGCCGGATTCCGGGAACGCTTTCACGGCGTTGTGTTGGGCATTTATCGCCAGGATTCGCCGATTGAAGGCTCGATCAGCCGGGTGCCGATTCAGGCTGGCGATTTGCTGTTGGTGGAAGCCCGCGACGGTTTCGACAAACGCTGGAACCAGAATCGCGCAGAATTTTATCTGGTCGCCGCACGGCGCGAAAAAAAACACAAACCGTTGGTGGGCAAAGCCCCGCATGCTTTGGCAATTTTGCTGGGTGTCGTGTTGATCGCAGCATTTGGCATTGCGGATATTGTGACGACCGCGTTTATCGGCGCACTGGCGATGCTCATTTCCGGATGCCTGCGCACCGACGATCTCCGCACGGCAGTGGACATTCCCGTTTTAACAGTTATTGCTGCGGCAATCGGTCTCGGCAAAGCCATCGAAGTTACCGGATTGGCCAGCGCATTTGCGCTTTTGGTGACCAGCCAGACAGCTATTTTGGGTACGGTTGGCGTGCTGATAGCGGTGTATCTGGTTACCAGTTTGTTAACTGAATTGATCACAAATAATGCCGCAGCCGCGCTGATGACCGGCGTTGGGCTGGCTGCCGCGCAACAATTGGGCGCACCTCCGGCAGCATTTGCGCTGGCAGTGGCAATCGCCGCATCCGCCAGTTTTATGACGCCAATCGGTTATCAAACCAATTTGATGGTGCTTTCCGCTGGCGGTTATCGATTCTCGGATTTTATCAAAAGCGGCATCATCGTTAACCTGCTCGTCGGGATTACCGCCATTACGATGATCTGGCTACACTGGTTGTAA
- the sat gene encoding sulfate adenylyltransferase, with amino-acid sequence MVIQPHGGTLVNRYVTGGDRETLLTKAASMPKIQLDDKNVSDLEMIASGAMSPLTGFMTSKDYHSVVKNMRLNSGLVWSIPITLAVDAAKAAELKGKSHAALFGENDALLAVLTVEEIYTYDKKVEAENVYRTDDGAHPGVAYVYDQGEYLVGGEIAMINRPAHEDFQDYRLDPAQTRKAFADKGWETVVAFQTRNPIHRAHEYLQKCAMEIVDGLLIHPLVGRTKSDDISAEVRMRSYEILLDKYYPENRYFLSVFPAAMRYAGPREAIFHALVRKNYGCTHIIIGRDHAGVGNYYGTYDAQTIFHDFTAEELDITPLFFEHSFFCRDCGNMASAKTCPHGKESHVFLSGTKVREMLTNGQIPPKEFTRPEVAQLLIDAMKENNG; translated from the coding sequence ATTGTGATTCAACCCCATGGTGGAACGTTAGTAAATCGATATGTAACCGGCGGCGACCGGGAAACCTTGCTCACCAAAGCGGCATCGATGCCCAAAATTCAGCTGGATGACAAAAACGTGTCCGATCTGGAAATGATCGCCAGCGGCGCAATGAGCCCGCTCACCGGATTTATGACCAGCAAAGATTATCACAGCGTTGTCAAAAATATGCGTTTGAACAGCGGTTTGGTGTGGAGCATTCCCATCACTTTAGCGGTGGATGCAGCCAAAGCAGCAGAATTGAAAGGCAAATCCCACGCCGCGCTTTTCGGCGAAAACGATGCCTTGCTGGCTGTTTTAACTGTTGAAGAAATTTATACTTACGATAAAAAAGTTGAAGCTGAAAATGTCTATCGTACCGATGACGGCGCGCATCCCGGCGTTGCGTATGTGTACGATCAGGGCGAGTATCTGGTCGGCGGCGAAATAGCCATGATCAATCGCCCCGCGCATGAAGATTTTCAGGATTACCGGCTGGACCCCGCACAAACCCGCAAAGCCTTTGCAGACAAAGGCTGGGAAACGGTTGTGGCATTCCAGACCCGTAACCCGATTCACCGGGCGCACGAATATCTGCAAAAATGCGCAATGGAAATTGTGGACGGGTTGCTGATCCACCCGTTGGTCGGTCGCACCAAATCCGACGACATTTCCGCAGAAGTTCGCATGCGCAGCTACGAAATTTTGCTCGACAAATATTATCCCGAAAACCGCTATTTCCTCTCCGTTTTTCCCGCGGCGATGCGCTACGCCGGCCCGCGCGAAGCGATTTTTCACGCGCTGGTTCGTAAAAATTATGGCTGCACGCACATCATCATCGGTCGCGACCATGCGGGTGTCGGCAACTATTACGGCACTTACGATGCCCAAACCATCTTCCACGATTTTACAGCGGAAGAGCTGGACATCACCCCGCTGTTTTTTGAACACTCCTTTTTCTGCCGGGATTGCGGCAACATGGCATCCGCCAAAACCTGTCCGCATGGCAAAGAATCGCATGTGTTTTTGAGCGGCACCAAAGTGCGCGAAATGCTCACCAACGGCCAAATTCCCCCGAAGGAATTCACCCGTCCGGAAGTTGCGCAATTGTTGATCGATGCGATGAAAGAAAACAACGGCTAA
- a CDS encoding tetratricopeptide repeat protein: MTKHSNTTSTAKRPFFWVLMLLIPVAAIVLPELVLRAAGYGETIALFQTFESNPDYYSINPKLGERYFPGKNTRPEVAVTDIFLKQKPADAFRIFVLGASTTAGYPYLYNASFPSMLKIMLREYYPDRRIEVINLAMPAVTSYAVREIALQLDDYQPDMLLIYAGHNEFYGGLGVASTASLGGSRWLVNTYLRLRDFRLVQLISNGLAGVRQMFAGSAAGESGTLMQRMVQDRAIAYRSDLFDRAGEIFRGNIGDVLDHCRDRNLPVMIGTLVSNIRDQQPFVDVFSEEQRKIEWQQQIAVAKQLYEKQQFSEAAIAVKSAIAIDSLPASQYFLQGQILEASGDSAAAYAAFYRAKEFDGLRFRASEVLNQIIEKFGESSGVGIVPIREMFEAQSPGNLPGKALLLEHLHPNVDGYLLMATTFAESIIQSGALGEPVVATLPDSLWRQRIGVSELDKMVGDLRIDYLKSGWPFQPDAPLPQAEFPVPNAADPVVQLVRQFWLGEINWEAMHVKAAELFRSREQWEKAAAEYRVLAIASEINPSPYIFLADMLIRLQQFDEALAALKKAVAIEPNAAAYQQIGRILLLQKQPSLALPYLQQALQLQPDNPGLYFDLARTWFLQGDLPRANQAIQFVLQNAPDFPNAQQLAHIITSAIKQQP; the protein is encoded by the coding sequence ATGACCAAACATTCGAACACAACTTCAACTGCCAAACGTCCCTTTTTTTGGGTACTGATGCTGCTCATTCCGGTTGCTGCAATTGTGCTGCCGGAACTGGTGCTGCGCGCCGCCGGATATGGCGAAACGATTGCGCTGTTCCAAACGTTCGAATCGAATCCCGATTATTATTCGATCAATCCAAAACTGGGTGAGCGCTATTTTCCCGGCAAAAACACCCGTCCGGAAGTCGCCGTAACCGATATTTTTTTGAAACAAAAACCGGCGGATGCGTTCCGGATTTTTGTGTTGGGCGCCTCCACAACTGCGGGATATCCTTATTTATACAACGCATCATTTCCATCGATGTTGAAAATAATGTTGCGGGAATATTATCCGGATCGCCGGATTGAGGTGATCAACCTGGCGATGCCTGCCGTCACCAGTTACGCTGTTCGGGAGATCGCGCTGCAACTGGACGATTACCAACCCGATATGCTGCTGATCTACGCCGGACACAACGAATTTTACGGCGGATTGGGCGTTGCATCGACCGCATCGCTGGGCGGTTCGCGCTGGCTGGTGAACACCTATTTGCGGCTGCGCGATTTCCGGTTGGTGCAATTGATCAGCAACGGATTGGCGGGTGTTCGCCAGATGTTTGCCGGCAGTGCAGCGGGTGAATCCGGCACGCTGATGCAGCGGATGGTGCAGGATCGCGCCATCGCTTATCGCAGCGATTTGTTCGATCGCGCCGGCGAAATTTTTCGCGGGAATATCGGCGATGTGCTGGATCACTGCCGCGATCGCAATCTGCCGGTGATGATCGGGACGCTGGTGAGCAACATTCGCGACCAGCAACCGTTTGTGGATGTTTTTAGCGAAGAACAGCGCAAAATTGAGTGGCAGCAACAAATTGCTGTGGCAAAACAACTTTATGAAAAACAGCAATTTAGCGAAGCCGCAATTGCTGTGAAATCGGCAATTGCCATCGATTCGCTGCCCGCATCGCAATATTTTTTGCAGGGGCAAATTTTGGAAGCATCCGGTGATTCTGCTGCAGCATACGCCGCATTCTATCGCGCCAAAGAATTTGACGGATTGCGCTTTCGCGCCAGCGAGGTGCTCAACCAGATTATCGAAAAATTTGGCGAATCCTCCGGCGTTGGAATTGTGCCGATTCGGGAAATGTTCGAAGCGCAATCGCCGGGAAATTTGCCCGGAAAAGCGCTGTTGCTGGAGCATCTGCATCCGAATGTGGATGGCTATTTGCTGATGGCAACAACGTTTGCCGAATCGATTATTCAATCCGGTGCACTCGGCGAGCCAGTCGTGGCGACGCTGCCGGATTCGCTGTGGCGGCAGCGCATCGGCGTTAGCGAACTGGACAAAATGGTGGGCGATTTGCGCATCGATTATCTGAAATCCGGCTGGCCGTTTCAACCGGACGCGCCGTTGCCGCAAGCGGAATTTCCGGTTCCCAACGCTGCAGATCCTGTGGTGCAACTGGTTCGCCAATTCTGGCTCGGCGAAATCAATTGGGAAGCCATGCACGTGAAAGCAGCGGAGCTGTTCCGCAGTCGCGAGCAGTGGGAAAAAGCCGCAGCGGAATATCGCGTGCTGGCGATTGCCTCGGAAATCAATCCGTCGCCGTATATTTTTTTGGCGGATATGCTCATCCGGCTGCAACAATTTGACGAAGCGCTGGCTGCGCTAAAAAAAGCGGTGGCGATCGAACCGAATGCCGCGGCGTATCAGCAAATCGGGCGAATCTTGCTGCTGCAGAAACAACCGTCGCTGGCGCTGCCGTATTTGCAGCAGGCGTTGCAATTGCAACCCGATAACCCGGGTCTGTATTTCGATTTGGCGCGAACCTGGTTTTTGCAGGGCGATTTACCGCGCGCCAATCAAGCCATTCAGTTTGTGTTGCAGAACGCACCGGATTTTCCCAACGCGCAACAGTTGGCACATATCATCACATCGGCGATAAAACAGCAGCCGTAA
- the cysC gene encoding adenylyl-sulfate kinase: MTQKSSNIYWHEGQIKRSDRERVNDHRGACIWFTGLSGSGKSTLANAVEEKLFEKGIRTYVLDGDNIRFGLNKNLGFSPEDRTENIRRIGEVAKLFIDAGMVVLTAFISPYRDDRDNVREIMADGDFIEVFVDCDLAVCEERDPKGLYKKARAGVIPEFTGISAPYEAPEKAELVVNTSSKSVDESAEEVISYLKSNGYLK; encoded by the coding sequence ATGACCCAAAAATCAAGCAATATTTACTGGCACGAAGGGCAAATTAAACGCAGCGACCGGGAACGCGTGAACGATCACCGCGGCGCGTGCATCTGGTTTACCGGGCTTTCCGGCAGCGGAAAATCCACTTTGGCAAACGCCGTCGAAGAAAAATTATTTGAAAAAGGCATCCGCACTTACGTGCTGGATGGCGACAACATCCGTTTCGGATTGAACAAAAATCTGGGCTTTTCACCGGAAGACCGCACCGAAAATATTCGCCGGATCGGTGAAGTTGCCAAATTGTTTATTGATGCGGGAATGGTGGTGCTTACCGCGTTTATTTCCCCCTATCGCGATGATCGCGACAACGTTCGCGAAATTATGGCTGATGGCGATTTTATCGAAGTGTTTGTTGATTGCGATTTGGCGGTTTGCGAAGAACGCGATCCCAAAGGTTTGTATAAAAAAGCCCGCGCCGGCGTAATTCCGGAATTTACCGGCATTTCCGCTCCGTACGAAGCGCCGGAAAAAGCAGAACTGGTGGTCAACACCTCCAGCAAATCCGTTGATGAAAGCGCAGAAGAAGTGATAAGTTATTTAAAATCAAATGGTTATTTGAAGTAA